A genomic stretch from Limanda limanda chromosome 11, fLimLim1.1, whole genome shotgun sequence includes:
- the LOC133014583 gene encoding G-protein coupled receptor family C group 6 member A-like has protein sequence MAWAVPVIYFHVTVFLIIMDTGHATENYTRRMEATAAGDIVIAGLFPIHEDVEKKTTSFTLQPPQPCIRFDERSLILALAMINAIEVMNKSPLLKAVNLTLGYLIVDSCADPSTALRVTGDFMQRDNCYTESNTSTSGQPVMAVIGASYSEVSIAIARQLTLQMIPQISYSSTAVILSDKSRFPSFLRTVPNDEHQTAAMVRLLHTYGWNWVGVVTTDGDYGRSALDSFVSQASAKGICVAFKSILPQSVTSHDVYSEIRAAATTILNNPKVQVIVSFAKSTHMRYLFQELKHKALRAGQSMESMRRVWVASDSWSSSNSVKVNATLRDIGHVVGFTFKSGDKSSIEDYLSRLEAAGHEFTRNNPFMKEFYLQLNASKGFEDTKLISEAVKNLRKHTHAATILSVEMAVSAIAQTVASVCRSRDCKTPGMMQPWELLKPMLFQEFELRGKTYKFDSSGDISLGYELKMWCSDGGNNHFTEVVAEYHPSTNDFTYTNVSTQHLKDFQYIISKCSNSCVPGEFKKTAEGQHTCCYECINCTENYYSNKTDMDQCLSCNISREWSAEGSSSCTPKVVLFFSWQDRFAVALLTFSALGILLAVMVSALFLHQRDTPVVKAAGGPLSQVILFSLVISYISAVLFVGRPNSFQCKARQVLFGISFTLCVSCILVKTLQILLAFQFNPALQVVLRRLFKPYVMASFCVALQVIACICWLVLKSPSLQIVMQPTTLLEKCDEGSYSAFGVMLGYIAFLALVCFICAFKGRKLPQFYNEAKFITFSMLLYLISWMLFVPVYVSTSGVYLSAVEMVVILISNYGILSCHFLPKCYVIIFKKEQNTTTAFRNNVYQYSSKTSESISVSGSSVSEKQSIGQDFICALPPSLPAAGYLEYGVVTTGTSSTSLHRGPATQHSLRRSSI, from the exons ATGGCCTGGGCTGTTCCTGTAATCTACTTCCATGTCACAGTTTTCCTTATTATTATGGATACAGGACATGCCACTGAAAATTATACCAGGAGGATGGAAGCGACAGCTGCAGGTGATATCGTCATCGCAGGACTCTTTCCCATTCATGAggatgtagaaaaaaaaacaacctctttcACACTACAACCACCACAGCCATGTATCAG GTTTGACGAAAGAAGCCTGATTTTGGCTCTGGCTATGATCAATGCTATCGAGGTCATGAATAAGTCGCCTCTGCTCAAGGCTGTGAACCTCACTTTGGGTTACCTGATCGTGGACTCTTGCGCTGATCCCAGCACAGCTCTAAGAGTCACAGGAGACTTCATGCAGCGGGACAACTGCTACACAGAGAGCAACACCTCTACCAGTGGACAGCCAGTCATGGCTGTTATAGGTGCCTCTTACTCTGAAGTATCCATTGCCATCGCCAGGCAACTGACACTCCAGATGATTCCTCAA aTCAGTTATTCATCAACTGCTGTCATTCTGAGTGATAAGAGCCGCTTCCCTTCATTTTTGAGGACTGTTCCTAATGATGAACATCAGACAGCTGCCATGGTCAGACTTCTCCACACCTACGGCTGGAACTGGGTGGGAGTAGTTACCACAGATGGAGATTATGGGCGATCGGCTCTGGATAGCTTTGTGTCCCAGGCCTCTGCAAAGGGGATCTGTGTGGCTTTCAAATCGATTCTACCTCAGTCTGTGACCAGTCATGATGTCTACTCTGAAATCCGGGCCGCTGCCACAACCATCCTCAACAATCCCAAGGTGCAGGTCATTGTGTCATTTGCCAAGTCGACTCACATGAGGTATCTTTTCCAGGAGCTGAAGCATAAGGCACTGAGAGCAGGACAAAGCATGGAGTCAATGAGAAGAGTTTGGGTGGCCAGTGACAGCTGGTCCTCCAGCAACTCTGTGAAAGTAAACGCGACTCTGAGGGACATAGGACATGTTGTGGGCTTCACCTTCAAGAGTGGAGACAAGTCATCAATTGAGGACTACCTGAGCCGGCTGGAGGCAGCTGGCCATGAATTTACAAGGAATAACCCCTTCATGAAGGAGTTCTATCTGCAGCTAAATGCCAGTAAAGGTTTTGAAGATACTAAGCTTATTTCAGAAGCTGTGAAAAATCTCAGGAAACACACTCATGCCGCCACTATCCTTAGTGTTGAGATGGCTGTCAGCGCCATTGCTCAGACTGTggcttctgtctgcaggagcaGAGACTGCAAAACACCAGGCATGATGCAACCCTGGGAG CTGCTGAAACCTATGTTATTCCAAGAGTTTGAACTTAGAGGAAAAACCTATAAGTTTGACAGCAGCGGTGACATCAGCCTGGGCTACGAACTGAAAATGTGGTGCTCAGATGGAGGAAATAATCATTTCACTGAGGTTGTGGCTGAATACCACCCATCCACCAACGACTTCACTTACACCAATGTGAGCACCCAGCACCTCAAGGACTTTCAG TACATCATCTCCAAGTGCTCCAACAGCTGCGTCCCTGGAGAGTTCAAAAAAACAGCTGAAGGTCAACACACCTGTTGTTATGAGTGCATCAACTGTACTGAGAACTACTACTCGAATAAAACAG ATATGGATCAGTGTCTGAGCTGTAACATAAGCAGAGAGTGGTCGGCAGAGGGCAGCTCCAGCTGCACCCCCAAAGTCgtgctcttcttctcctggcAGGACAGATTTGCTGTGGCACTCCTCACCTTTTCTGCCCTGGGCATCCTCCTGGCTGTGATGGTGTCAGCTCTGTTTTTACATCAGCGCGACACTCCTGTAGTGAAGGCTGCCGGAGGGCCACTGAGCCAGGTCATCCTATTCTCTCTGGTCATCAGTTACATCAGCGCGGTACTGTTTGTCGGTCGGCCCAACAGTTTCCAGTGTAAGGCTCGACAGGTGCTCTTCGGTATCAGCTTCACTCTGTGCGTCTCCTGCATCCTGGTCAAGACCCTGCAGATCCTGCTGGCCTTCCAGTTCAACCCTGCACTGCAGGTGGTTCTGCGGAGGCTCTTCAAGCCTTACGTTATGGCCAGCTTCTGTGTGGCCTTGCAGGTGATTGCTTGTATCTGCTGGCTAGTCCTCAAGAGCCCATCTCTACAAATCGTCATGCAACCAACCACTTTGCTGGAGAAGTGTGACGAGGGCTCATATTCGGCCTTCGGGGTGATGTTGGGCTACATAGCTTTCCTAGCGTTGGTGTGCTTCATCTGTGCCTTCAAAGGCCGCAAACTTCCACAGTTCTACAATGAGGCAAAGTTCATCACTTTCAGTATGCTGCTCTACCTTATCTCCTGGATGCTCTTTGTTCCTGTTTACGTTTCCACCTCAGGAGTTTACCTTTCGGCTGTGGAGATGGTGGTCATTCTCATTTCCAACTACGGCATCCTCAGCTGTCATTTCTTACCAAAGTGCTACGTTATTATTTTCAAGAAGGAACAAAACACCACGACTGCTTTCAGGAACAATGTGTATCAATATTCCAGCAAAACCTCTGAATCTATCTCCGTATCTGGGAGTTCAGTGTCAGAGAAACAGTCTATTGGTCAGGACTTCATCTGTGCTCTGCCACCCTCTCTACCTGCAGCTGGTTACCTTGAATATGGAGTAGTGACAACGGGAACGAGCAGCACAAGTTTACACAGAGGTCCAGCAACACAACACTCCCTCAGAAGAAGCAGCATATAG
- the LOC133014582 gene encoding G-protein coupled receptor family C group 6 member A-like: MAWAVPIIYFHVTVFLIIMDTGHATENYTRRMEATAAGDIVIAGLFPIHEDVEEKKTSFTLQPPQPCIRFDERSLILALAMINAIEVMNKSPLLKAVNLTLGYLIVDSCADPSTALRVTGDRFSVISYSSTAVILSDKSRFSSFLRTVPNDEHQTAAMVRLLHTYGWNWVGVVTTDGDYGRAALESFVSQASEKGICVAFKSILPQSVTSHDAYSEIRAAATTILNNPKVQVIVSFAKSTHMRYLFQELKHKVLRTGQSMESMRRVWVASDSWSSSNSVKVNATLRDIGHVVGFTFKSGDKSSIEDYLSRLKAAGHEFTRNYPFMKEFYLQLNASKGFEDTKLISEAVKNLRKHTHAATILSVEMAVSAITQTVASVCKSRDCKTPGTMQPWELLKPLLFQEFELRGKTYTFDSSGDINLGYELKMWCSEGGNNHFTEVVAEYHPSTNDFTYTNVSTKHLQDFQYIISKCSNSCVPGEFKKTAEGQHTCCYECINCTENYYSNKTDMDQCLSCNISREWSAEGSSSCTPKVVLFFSWQDRFAVALLTFSALGILLAVMVSALFLHQRDTPVVKAAGGPLSQVILFSLVISYISAVLFVGRPNSFQCKARQVLFGISFTLCVSCILVKTLQILLAFQFNPALQVVLRRLFKPYVMASFCVALQVIACICWLVLKSPSLQIVMQPTTLLEKCHEGSYLALGVMLGYIAFLALVCFICAFKGRKLPQFYNEAKFITFSMLLYLISWMLFVPVYVSTSGVYLSAVEMVVILISNYGILSCHFIPKCYFIIFKKEQNTTTAFRNNVYLYSSKTSESISVSGSSVSEKQSIGQDFICALPPSLPATGYLEYGVVTTGTSSTSLHRGPATQHFLRRSSI, translated from the exons ATGGCCTGGGCTGTTCCTATAATCTACTTCCATGTCACAGTTTTCCTTATTATTATGGATACAGGACATGCCACTGAAAATTATACCAGGAGGATGGAAGCTACAGCTGCAGGTGATATCGTCATCGCAGGACTCTTTCCCATTCATGAGGatgtagaagaaaaaaaaacctctttcaCACTACAACCACCACAGCCATGTATCAG GTTTGACGAAAGAAGCCTGATTTTGGCTCTGGCTATGATCAATGCTATCGAGGTCATGAATAAGTCGCCTCTGCTCAAGGCTGTGAACCTCACTCTGGGTTACCTAATCGTGGACTCTTGCGCTGATCCCAGCACAGCTCTAAGAGTCACAGGAGACAGGTTTTCAGTG aTCAGTTATTCATCAACTGCTGTCATTCTGAGTGATAAGAGCCGCTTCTCTTCGTTTTTGAGGACTGTTCCTAATGATGAACATCAGACAGCTGCCATGGTCAGACTTCTCCACACCTACGGCTGGAACTGGGTGGGAGTAGTTACCACAGATGGAGATTATGGCCGAGCAGCTCTGGAAAGCTTTGTGTCCCAGGCCTCTGAAAAGGGGATCTGTGTGGCTTTCAAATCGATTCTACCTCAATCTGTGACCAGTCATGATGCCTACTCTGAAATCCGGGCCGCTGCAACAACCATCCTCAACAATCCCAAGGTGCAGGTCATTGTGTCATTTGCCAAGTCGACTCACATGAGGTATCTTTTCCAGGAGCTGAAGCATAAGGTACTGAGAACAGGACAAAGCATGGAGTCAATGAGAAGAGTTTGGGTGGCCAGTGACAGCTGGTCCTCCAGCAACTCTGTGAAAGTAAACGCGACTCTGAGGGACATAGGACATGTTGTGGGCTTCACCTTCAAGAGTGGAGACAAGTCATCAATTGAGGACTACCTGAGCAGGCTGAAGGCAGCTGGCCATGAATTTACAAGGAATTACCCCTTCATGAAGGAGTTCTATTTGCAGCTAAATGCCAGTAAAGGTTTTGAAGACACTAAGCTTATTTCAGAAGCTGTGAAAAATCTCAGGAAACACACTCATGCCGCCACTATCCTTAGTGTTGAGATGGCTGTCAGCGCCATTACTCAGACTGTGGCTTCTGTCTGCAAGAGCAGAGACTGCAAAACACCAGGCACGATGCAACCCTGGGAG CTGCTGAAACCTCTGTTATTCCAAGAGTTTGAACTTAGAGGAAAAACATATACGTTTGACAGCAGCGGTGACATCAACCTGGGCTACGAACTGAAAATGTGGTGCTCAGAAGGAGGAAATAATCATTTCACTGAGGTTGTGGCTGAATACCACCCATCCACCAACGACTTCACTTACACCAATGTGAGCACCAAGCACCTCCAGGACTTTCAG TACATCATCTCCAAGTGCTCCAACAGCTGCGTCCCTGGAGAGTTCAAAAAAACAGCTGAAGGTCAACACACTTGTTGTTATGAGTGCATCAACTGTACTGAGAACTACTACTCGAATAAAACAG ATATGGATCAGTGTCTGAGCTGTAACATAAGCAGAGAGTGGTCGGCAGAGGGCAGCTCCAGCTGCACCCCCAAAGTCgtgctcttcttctcctggcAGGACAGATTTGCTGTGGCGCTCCTCACCTTTTCTGCCCTGGGCATCCTCCTGGCTGTGATGGTGTCAGCTCTGTTTTTACATCAGCGCGACACTCCTGTAGTGAAGGCTGCCGGAGGGCCACTGAGCCAGGTCATCCTATTCTCTCTGGTCATCAGTTACATCAGCGCCGTGCTGTTTGTCGGTCGGCCCAACAGTTTCCAGTGTAAGGCACGACAGGTGCTCTTCGGTATCAGCTTCACTCTGTGCGTCTCCTGTATCCTGGTCAAGACCCTGCAGATCCTGCTGGCCTTCCAGTTCAACCCTGCACTGCAGGTGGTTCTGCGGAGGCTCTTCAAGCCTTACGTCATGGCCAGCTTCTGTGTGGCCTTGCAGGTGATTGCTTGTATCTGCTGGCTAGTCCTCAAGAGCCCATCTCTCCAAATCGTCATGCAACCAACCACTTTGCTGGAGAAGTGTCACGAGGGCTCATATTTGGCCTTGGGGGTGATGTTGGGCTACATAGCTTTCCTAGCGTTGGTGTGTTTCATCTGTGCCTTCAAAGGCCGCAAACTTCCACAGTTCTACAATGAGGCAAAGTTCATCACCTTCAGTATGCTGCTCTACCTGATCTCCTGGATGCTCTTTGTTCCTGTCTACGTTTCCACCTCAGGAGTTTACCTTTCGGCTGTGGAGATGGTGGTCATTCTCATTTCCAACTACGGCATCCTCAGCTGTCATTTCATACCAAAGTGCTACTTTATCATTTTCAAGAAGGAACAAAACACCACAACTGCTTTCAGGAACAATGTGTATCTATATTCCAGCAAAACCTCTGAATCTATCTCCGTATCTGGGAGTTCAGTGTCAGAGAAACAGTCTATTGGTCAGGACTTCATCTGTGCTCTGCCACCCTCTCTACCTGCAACTGGTTACCTTGAATATGGAGTAGTGACAACGGGAACGAGCAGCACAAGTTTACACAGAGGTCCAGCAACACAACACTTCCTTAGAAGAAGCAGCATATAA